In the genome of Anaerolineaceae bacterium oral taxon 439, the window GATTTCAGCGACGGACCGGCTCTGCCATTTTCCTTTGATTAATGGAATCGCGCAGAACGCGCAGTTCCGCGAACAGCCGTCGGCAATTTTCAGGTAAGCGGAGGGACCCTGCGGCGCGACGGCGGCTTCCGGGATATCCCCCGGCGTTTTTTTCAGCGTCAGGCTCCGATCGAGCGATCCGACCAGCGTCAGGATATTCCGGAGCGAACGCGTCCCGAGGATCCCGTCGACGCCGGGGCAGCGTACCCGGATTTCGTCGCTGAATTTCTCCGCCATGCAGCCGACCGCGAGGAGGAACTGGCCCCGTTTCCGGATCCCGTCGAGCTCGTTCAGCGATTTGACCGCCTCGTCGCGCGCGGGCTTAATAAAGCCACAGGTGTTGACGATCAGGAACTGCGCTTTTTGGGGGTTGACTTCGAATTGAAAGCCTGCCCGGATCAGGATTTGGGCCATGACGTTCGAGTCGACGGTATTTTTTGCGCAGCCTAAAGAGTAGAGATAGAAGGTTTTCTTTTGCATAGTCTCCGGAATTTCCTGTGGTTAAGAGGAGCTAAGGTATATACGGCGTAATCGTCGCGGTGGGCGTCGAGGCGTTGGACGGGGCAGTGGCCGTCGGTTCGATCGTCGCGGTCGGCGTCGGCGAAAGCGCGGGCGTCGACGTTTGGATATAGCCTTCGGAAAAAGCGATCTTCTTGACTTCGGCGTATCCGCCGAGCGAGCCTAAATTCCGATTGTTATACTGGATCCGGAGCGCGGAAGCGTTTCCGGTTTCGACTTCGACGACCTGGTTCCCACTGAACGAGTAGGTCATGGCCGGTTCAGTCCGTCCGACGAAGACGACGGTTCCGTCGGACGTTACTTTCAGGAACGCGCGCTGGTTGCTCTCGATCAGGATTTGGATCGCGCCGTCAAGCGGGGCGAGCGTCGGCGTATCCGTAAGAAGCGGCTCGACGTCTTCGGCTCCGTCCAGATCGCTGACGCCGACGAACGATTCCGGTTCGGGCAGGTTCTCGTCGATCAGCGCGCCCGAATTCAACGCTTCAGCAGTCGGGATCGCGGTCGGAGGAGGCGGCGTCGCGGTCGCGGCGACGATCCCGGTCTGCGCCAGCTGAACGTACGCCTGGACCTCGGTCTCTTTCAGCGCTTCTTTCTCGCGGTAAGCCGGGATCGTGATCAGGCTGTAAATCGCGAGGAAAAAGACGGCGAGGATAACGGTCGCCCCGATAAAGAGGTCCGGGGTAAAAAAGCGCGAGAGTCTCCCGGCTTTCCGGACCTGAGGCGTTTTTTTGACGTTCTTTGTGGGAAAAATCCGGGCGGCGGACTGGAGCTGGAGCGCGTTAGCGAACTGGATCATGACGGCTTCGGTATCCAGGTTCAGGAAATTCGCGTAGCTATTCAAGATGCCGCGCGCCTGAACCGAAGATTCAAGTTCGCTGAATTTCCCCTCTTCGAGACGTTCGAGGTAATCGGCGCGAACGTTGGTATAGGCTTCGGCGTCTTCCCGCGTCAGCCCGAGCAGCTCACGCCGTTCCCGCAGCTGTTCGCCGATCTGATCGTAGATCGATTGCGCGGGCGAGACCGGCTCGGCGGACGGAACGGGACGCTGACTTTCGTCTGGTTTTTTCCTGAGCTTCTTCCAGATCGCGCCGGGCCGCTTTGGTGCGTTTGGGGAGGAGCCCGGCGCGTCTTCGCTTCCCGTGGACGGCGTTTCGTTCGGAAGCGGCGAATCCCAGATCGCGAGGACGCTTTCCGGATCGAGTTTCAGGTAATGCGCGAACATGCGGACGAATCCCCGCCCCTGAACCGGAGAGGGCAGGATTTCCGATCGCCCGTTTTCGATCGCCTGAAGGTAGGTGACGCGGATATGCAGGTCGCTTGAAACCTTTTCCAAACGGATTCCCTGCCGTTCGCGCGCGTCACGGATCATTTTCCCCGCGTCTTTAAACATATACAAAATTATAAAAGGTCAGCGCGAAAAAAGGCGGCTGCGGCTCGCGATTCAGGGACGGCGCTTAAAAACGACGAGCGCCGTTACGACGCCCGCGTTTGCCTGTAAATTGGATTTGATTCCGGAGGGGTTCGGTTCGTTATTCGGCGTTTCCGGCGGCTTCGGATTCGATTTCCGTTTCCGCTTCGGCTTCCGGCGTTTCCTCTTCGAGCTCCTGGAAAACGACTTTTTCGCCTTCGCGATGGATCAGGACGCGAACGGTCGGCGTGATATCCGCGGTCAGCCGGACGACGACCGTATGCTCTCCGAGCGTTCGGATCGGGGCGACTTCGAGGCTATGGCGATTGATATCGCAGGAAGCGAGGCGGTTGATTTCGTCGACGATCATTTGCGACGTGATCGAGCCGTAAAGCTTCCCGGTCTCACCGGCTTTCATCGGGAACGCGATCCGCAGGCCCTGGATCCGGTCGGACAGCGTCTGCATTTCGCCTTTGAGCTGTTCCCGGAGGACGTTCGCGTTCGCGCGGATCGTTTCCGCCTGATTGACGGCGGACGGCGTAGCGAGCGTTGCGTAGCCTTGCGGGATAAGGAAGTTGCGCGCGTATCCGTCGGCAACTTTTTTGATGTCGCCGGCATGACCCAGCTTATAGACATCTTTCAACAATAAAATTTTCATACGTTCAAGCCCTTTCGGTTAAATAAATCAATACTGGCGAAGGGTACAACGCCAATATATAATTCTATCAAAAATTCGATTCTCAGGGCGATTTCCGGGTTCAGTCCGTTATTCGGGCTGGGCTTCGGATCGGTGGACATAATTATAATTTATATTGGTTTGGCAGAAGGGATCCGGTGATTCTTAGATAAGTTTATGATAGCTGTTCGAAAGATCGGACGGGATCTGATATAAAAAGCGCATAGGCATGCGAAGGAGCGGAAAGATGAGAGAAGATCAAGCGAACGGACGCAGGGGGATGGAGATGGAGGTAAAAAAGCTATTGCAGGCTGCACGGCAGCAAACGACAGGGCTGAAACGAAAGAAGGTGTGGCTGTTTGGCGCGCTTGCGGCGATCGTGAGAATCACGGCGGCGGGGATGGCGCAGGCCGAAATCCGGGATTCTTACGTGGACGTACAGGTGGGGGACATTATTGAGTTCGGGTCGTACGAGCAGGACAACGATTCTTCGAATGGATCCGAACCGATTAAGTGGCGGGTACTGGAGGTGAGCGACGGGAGCGCGCTGGTGGTCAGCGAGTATGCGCTGGACGTGAAGGTTTATAATGAGGCATATGAATCGGTAACGTGGGAAACGTGTAAGCTGCGGGCGTGGCTGA includes:
- a CDS encoding 50S ribosomal protein L9, coding for MKILLLKDVYKLGHAGDIKKVADGYARNFLIPQGYATLATPSAVNQAETIRANANVLREQLKGEMQTLSDRIQGLRIAFPMKAGETGKLYGSITSQMIVDEINRLASCDINRHSLEVAPIRTLGEHTVVVRLTADITPTVRVLIHREGEKVVFQELEEETPEAEAETEIESEAAGNAE